From the Deltaproteobacteria bacterium genome, the window CGCAGCCTGACACGCATGAATCATTGGTTGCGTTGTCTGAGAGATTGCTTGAATTTCCGTGTTGACGCTGGCATAGATTCGCGCTCTGCCAATACCTTCCAATGGCAGCAGCTCAGCATAGCGAATTTTATTGGTGAGCCGCTCGCGAAGATCCTTGAGAATGGTTTCCACTAAGGTTGTAGAGGACACCAACAGTGATTTCTCCGCTAATATATACATTGCGAGTGCAATAGCGAAGAGGAACAGAAACCGAGTGGTACTTTGCTGATCCTCCACGCTGGCAGCAGCGACATTAATAATCGCAAGCAGTACAACACTCATTATTCCCGAAAGGACCGCCATGCCTCCCAAACTGTAAAGAGAGGCGTTCGATTCTTTCAAGAGAAAACGAATCAGCACCATAGCGGATACTTATCGGCGGCGCAGAGCATGTTCTACAGCTTCCACCACAGAGGTTGATACGCCCGATGGAAAGCGTCGGCGAACTTCCCCTCTCGACTCTTCCATCAGTCGTCGTAACATCCCGTCACTTACGCATCGAACGAGGCAAGAGATTTCATAGCACATCCCCTCTATGTTGCCACTGCAATTGGAAGAACGGGCATACCAGCAACTCACGCTTTCGCGGCGTTTGCTTCAGCCTCTGGCTTTTCGGGACTTCTGTTTTTCATCTGCGCGGCCAGCGTTTTTCCCGCCTCAAACTCTTGCTTGAAATGTGCGCGCATTTTCGCAGGTTCGAAATCAAGCAGCGTGCCGCCTGACTCAAAATGCTGGATAAACACTTTCCCTACGGCGTAGGTCGAAGCGCCAGCAAAAATCGGCAGCCCTACCATGCCAGCGAACTGTCCCACACCAGGGATAACCTTCAACAACGATCCTATGGGCCCGTAAGCGAACGCGCCGGGCGCAACAGAACCTATCAATGTACTAACAATTAATTTCACTCGGTTCTTCGCAAATGGAATAGCATAGTGATCGGCGAGATCTTTGGCCATTTTCAGCTGTAT encodes:
- a CDS encoding DUF697 domain-containing protein — encoded protein: MTTMEEKESAARRMVTKYMWLSMGAGLVPVPVWDLVLLTGIQLKMAKDLADHYAIPFAKNRVKLIVSTLIGSVAPGAFAYGPIGSLLKVIPGVGQFAGMVGLPIFAGASTYAVGKVFIQHFESGGTLLDFEPAKMRAHFKQEFEAGKTLAAQMKNRSPEKPEAEANAAKA